DNA sequence from the bacterium genome:
TGCCATCGGGATAAGTCCGCAAAATCCAAACAGGCCGATCAACGTACTGAGTTTATCATCGCCTGTATAAGTTTGGCCGCTGCCGACATATTCTCCGGTCAAAATCGAAGCGAGACCTATGATCGCAAAAAACGCTCCGCCGATAAATAACATGACCGCCAAAACCCACCAAAGTACAGCCGGAGTGGTTTTGGGGCGAGTACCATACTTAGCGCTGCCATTGGCGCTGGCCGTTGTGACATTATGCGATGAGTTGGAGCCGCCGGGATCTTTGGATGTAGGCATAAAAGACTGATTTAGAAAATAGGATCGTTATCTAGATCTGATTTTTTGATTTCAAAATCGAATTCAAATTTTTTTGTTACTTCAGTTATAGTATCTTGTAACCATTTTGGACTTGTTGGAGATATGACTACTGCATCGACTAGCTTGTCTAAATCGACTGCAATATTTTGTCCTTCATCACTGTTGGCGAATTTTGGATTAAACGTGCAATTTACAATTGCTCTGATTTCCCTTTCAAATTCAAAGCTTTTCCACTTGTGGATGATCGGAAAAAAAGTATTACCGTCAGGTATTGTTTCTGTTAAATAATTCTTATAGGTAATTTGACTAATAAAAATTTGGTGATCATTCTTTTCGAAGCAGTTTTTTAAATGTAAAATATTTGACTTAAGAGCTATTCCTTTCGTTGCATATAAATTCCACATTGCCGCGGATTCAAATTCATTTACATGCCAACAGTTTAAAAAATAATTAGTACGAGCATGCTCGGTCACTTTTGAAATATTATTGACATTGGATTTGATTACTTCTTCGTTATTAGCAAAATGTGGCATCAATTCTTTGTAAAACTGTCTCCTTATTTCAGTATTACCTTTTGGAATTGATCCTTCAAAAGGATCACCAATTTTGTCTGCACGGCAAAAATAAAGGGATTTCAATCGTAAAAGTGCAACGTATTTTGGAAAATCCATGTACCTCCAAACAACTACATCGTCGTTTGGTAGACTTAAGAGTTTGTGAGGCGTATATGGCATAAGAAATTTTAAATGGCCTTAAGAATGTAATTTTCTTTTTGTGATTACTCTTACAACTCTCTTAGGAGCATGGGGGTTCATTTCCAAATATTGTTGGCGTAATATTTCTAAAGCTTCGAGACGTTCGTCAGGCGTTTTGCTCATCCAATATTCACGATCGGATGGCCGTTCGGAAAGTTTAATTTTTTTTACAATTGGTTGAATCATACTCGTTTTCCTTGAATGAATTCACACGCGATGTCTACGTCTTCTTTACTGCCGATGATGAGCGGCGTACGTTGATGCAATTCGGACGGTTCGATGTCGAGGATGCGACGATGTCCGTCGCTCGCGCCGCCGCCGGCTTGTTCGATGATCATCGCCAAAGGATTGGCTTCATACAGCAGGCGCAATTTACCCTGCGGGCTGCTTTGATCGGCAGGATACAAGAAAATTCCTCCATACAGGAGATTACGGTGGAAATCAGCCACCAGCGATCCGATATAACGCGAAGAGTAGGGACGTTTATCGGCTTTGTTTTCTTCTTTAAGGTAATGGATGTATTGGCGCAGGCGGTCGTCCCATTTGTTGTAATTGCCTTCGTTGATGCTGTAGATTTTTCCGCGTTTGGCCGTCATAATATTCTCGTGCGATAATACAAATTCACCGATGCTGGCATCGAGAGTAAATCCGTGAACGCCCTGGCCGGTTGTGTAGACGAACATGGTGCTCGATCCGTAAATAATGTAACCGGCCGCTACCTGCAACACACCTTTTTGTTTGCACATTTCGGATTCCGACATGTTGCCATTCGGGAAACGCCGC
Encoded proteins:
- the fbp gene encoding class 1 fructose-bisphosphatase, with translation MGPMKTIERHILEMERAHPEATGELTGLLADIALAGKIISHEVNRAGLVNILGLTGTENVHGEAVKKLDIFSHDTLVNVISGGRGEIYMLGSEEMEHPLSLKDNYPGGKYIVNFDPLDGSSNIDANVSVGTIFSILRRFPNGNMSESEMCKQKGVLQVAAGYIIYGSSTMFVYTTGQGVHGFTLDASIGEFVLSHENIMTAKRGKIYSINEGNYNKWDDRLRQYIHYLKEENKADKRPYSSRYIGSLVADFHRNLLYGGIFLYPADQSSPQGKLRLLYEANPLAMIIEQAGGGASDGHRRILDIEPSELHQRTPLIIGSKEDVDIACEFIQGKRV